The Gemmatimonadales bacterium DNA window CCTGTCGAGATGTGGGGAGTCCGCTGAGTGCCTCTCGGCCTCAGCCTTTCTGTTGCTTCGTGATAATGCCTTCAGCAATGCTCTTCGGCACTTCTTCGTAATGGTCAAACTGCATCGAGTAGACCGCGCGCCCCTGCGTCATGCTGCGGAGCGTGGTGGAGTACCCGAACATTTCCGACAACGGGACATCCGCGGCCACCACCTGCGCGTCGCCGCGCTGGGTCATGCCGCCAATCTTGCCACGCCGGCTCGACAGGTCGCCGATGACGTCGCCCAGGAAGTCCGAGGGGCTCACCACCTCGACCTCCATGACCGGCTCCAGCAGGACGGGATGCGCCTGGCGCGCCGCTTCCTTCACGGCCATCGAGCCGGCGATCTTGAACGCCATTTCGCTCGAGTCGACGTCGTGGTAGCTGCCGTAGACCAGCGTCACCTTCACGTCCACCATCGGGTAACCGGCCAGCACGCCGCCCTCGAGGGCCTCGCGGATGCCTGCCTCCACCGGCTTGATGAACTCCCGGGGAATGACGCCGCCGACGATCTTGTCCTCGAAGACGAAGCCCTGGCCGACGTCGGCCGGCTCCGCGTGGATGACGACGTGGCCGTACTGGCCCTTGCCGCCCGACTGCCGGATGAACTTGCCCTCGATGTTCTCGACCCGCTTCCGGATCGTCTCGCGGAAGGCCACCTGCGGCTTGCCGACGTTGGCCTCGACCTTGAACTCGCGCTTCATGCGGTCCACGAGGATTTCCAGGTGGAGCTCGCCCATGCCCGCGATGATCGTCTGGCCGGTCTCGACGTCGGTCCGGACCCGGAACGTCGGGTCCTCTTCCTGCAGCTTCTGCAGGGCGATGGTCAGCTTGTCCTGGTCCGCCTTCGTCTTCGGCTCGATGGCCACGTCGATGACGGGGTTCGGGAACTTCATCGCCTCGAGGATGATCGGCTTCTCTTCATCCGAGAGCGTGTCGCCCGTCCGGGTGTCCTTCAGGCCGATCGCCGCGCCGATGTCGCCCGCCCACACTTCCTCGATCTCTTCCCGCTTGTTCGCGTGCATCTGGAGCAACCGCCCCACCCGCTCGCGCTTGTCCTTCGTGCTGTTGTACACGTAGCTGCCCGACTTCAGCGAGCCCGAGTACACCCGGAAGAAGGTCAGCCGGCCGACGTACGGGTCGGTGGCCACCTTGAAGGCCAGCGCCGAGAACGGCTCGTCGTCCTTCGCCGAGCGGAACGCGGGGGTGTCATCGTGCAGCGGGAGGTGCCCCTGCACCGGCTTGACGTCCTCCGGGCTCGGCAGGTAGTCGATCACCGCGTCGAGCAGCGCCTGCACGCCCTTGTTCTTGAACGAGGCGCCGCAGAGCACCGGGACGATCGAGCCGTTGCAGGTGGCCTTGCGGATCGCGACGGTGATCTCCTCCATCGAGAGCTCCTCGCCCGCCAGGTACTTCTCCATCAGCACGTCGTCGGACTCGACCGCCGCCTCGATCACCTCGTGCCGGGCCTGCTCGACGCGCTCCTTGAAGGCGTCGGCCACCGGCATCTCGGTGAAGGTCTTGCCCAGGTTCGCCTCGTCGAAGATGTACTCGACCCGGCGCAGCACGTCGATGTGGCCGGTGAACGTCTCGCCCGAGCCGACCGGCAGCTGGAGCGGGAAGGCGCGCTTGGTCAGGCGGTTCCGGATCATGGTCAGGCAGCGGTCGAAATCGGCGCCGACCCGGTCCATCTTGTTCGCGAAGATGATCCGCGGCACGCCGTACCGGTCGGCCTGGCGCCAGACGGTCTCCGTCTGCGGCTCCACGCCCGCCACCGAGTCGAGCAGGGTCACCGCGCCGTCGAGCACCCGGAGCGAGCGCTCGACCTCGACCGTGAAGTCGACGTGGCCCGGGGTGTCGATGATGTTGATCCGGTGCGTGATGCCGTTGCGGATCCAGAAACAGGTCGTGGCGGCGGAGGTGATGGTGATGCCCCGCTCCTGCTCCTGCTCCATCCAGTCCATGGTGGCCGCGCCCTCGTGCACTTCACCGATCTTGTAGTTCTTGCCGGTGTAGTAGAGGATACGCTCGGTCGTAGTCGTCTTCCCGGCATCAATGTGGGCCATGATGCCGATGTTCCGGTACAGTTCGAGCGGTGTTTGACGCGACATACGGTCCCTGTCTCTGGTCTCTATTCAGCGAAAAAGCGG harbors:
- the fusA gene encoding elongation factor G produces the protein MSRQTPLELYRNIGIMAHIDAGKTTTTERILYYTGKNYKIGEVHEGAATMDWMEQEQERGITITSAATTCFWIRNGITHRINIIDTPGHVDFTVEVERSLRVLDGAVTLLDSVAGVEPQTETVWRQADRYGVPRIIFANKMDRVGADFDRCLTMIRNRLTKRAFPLQLPVGSGETFTGHIDVLRRVEYIFDEANLGKTFTEMPVADAFKERVEQARHEVIEAAVESDDVLMEKYLAGEELSMEEITVAIRKATCNGSIVPVLCGASFKNKGVQALLDAVIDYLPSPEDVKPVQGHLPLHDDTPAFRSAKDDEPFSALAFKVATDPYVGRLTFFRVYSGSLKSGSYVYNSTKDKRERVGRLLQMHANKREEIEEVWAGDIGAAIGLKDTRTGDTLSDEEKPIILEAMKFPNPVIDVAIEPKTKADQDKLTIALQKLQEEDPTFRVRTDVETGQTIIAGMGELHLEILVDRMKREFKVEANVGKPQVAFRETIRKRVENIEGKFIRQSGGKGQYGHVVIHAEPADVGQGFVFEDKIVGGVIPREFIKPVEAGIREALEGGVLAGYPMVDVKVTLVYGSYHDVDSSEMAFKIAGSMAVKEAARQAHPVLLEPVMEVEVVSPSDFLGDVIGDLSSRRGKIGGMTQRGDAQVVAADVPLSEMFGYSTTLRSMTQGRAVYSMQFDHYEEVPKSIAEGIITKQQKG